The genomic stretch CCACGGCGTccaggctgcagagagaagccGGTTTTTAAATGGCCTGATGATCTGTGCTGCGTTCAGGGAACATGGTGCACACACTGAGGCACTTACACGTGTTTTGCGCCTGCATTCATCTTCAAGTCGTGCTTAATCAGTCGGATGATGCATTTGAGGTCGTTACTCGTGCATCTGTGATGAAGAGCAGATTATTACACTAAGAAACAACCATACACAACAAATCAGAGGGCGCTGATGCTGGAGGAAATTCAATCCACGCAGCTTGCTGTGCCCTAATGTCATGTGACTGAGGCAGACCTTTAATTCAGTACAGCACAAAATGATACAGCTGGCAATTTATGACAAATAAACAATGTGTGCTGCTGCGGAACAGAGATGTTTGTgtaatatgtgtttgtgttagacGTGCCTGAGGCAGACAATCTAAATAAATGCCAGCAATAAAACGGCAAcgcaggaaaaacaaacaattgcagcGTTCATAAAAAGACGTTTGCTACTTCTCTGCCTGAAAACACTGCCAGTAAAACTGAGAGCTACAAAAAGACCAAGGTCAGCCATACTTTTTACAGAATTACCATATCTGTTCTGTTTTACTGCCCTGACTGACTTAATGTGAAAATGCCGTTCTTACTTTTTGGCAATAGCCTCCAGCTCGCTCTGCTGCTCGTCCTCCTTTGTCAGCTCGGCCAGACGGGTCAGGGACGCGTCTACTTCCTGGATGGTGAGGAGGCTTTTGGCTGCTGGAGGGAATGATTTGCTCTCCTCGAAAAACATCCTCACTGTTTCAGACACGTCACCCTTGGAAAAACCAAAAAGACAGACGGCTTGTCAAAGGACAGAAACAGACCGAGTGTTCACAGAAAACTAATCTCTGAAAGGATGACGTACCTGCTCCAGATCGCGCACCATGTCGTCCTGGTTGGATCGAAAAATGCGGCTGAAGAGTTTTACAATCTGCTTGTCGTTGAGGTTGTAGACGCTTTTAACAACGCCGGGCAGGAGCAGCTTCACGGTGAGGTACAGATCTCCGTGGAACTTATCTGGAGTGGAGGAAGTCACAGTCAGCGAGACCCCAGACGGTGTTGgaacaaactgaaaatgaaaacacacactgacctccgCTGCAGCCCTTCCTTAGAAACTTCTCGATAATCTGTGTCTTGGTATTGTAGCTGGCGTGTTCGGCCACCATGGCACAGAGTTTTCGAAACTCTCTGAAGAGAGAGTCCTTGTGCTGAGGGTCACACAGCTGTGCCGACAGAGAGCTGCCTTGGCTGGGTTTGGCGGGGGAGGATGACGGTCCAGGGCTGCTGGAACTGCCAGCCTTTGCAGCTGACAAATGGCACAGACGGCACTTATTATAGTCTTTTCAGCATTTCAATCAGCATATTCTGTATTTTAAACTATGTACCCAGTGTGGGTGAAGCAGAAGCAACACAACGAAAAGTGCAAAGGAAGAAAGAGCAAAAAACACAGACCCTGTACAACGTTTCTGTTCTGTGTTGCCATCATCACGTACTTTTCTTTTAACATATTGTGTATGGTTTAATAAAAACGTGGCATTATCCGATCTTACCAGTGAAGCCCGAAAACTTTCGAGGAGCATTGACAGACGGGTCGGCAGGAGGAGACATGAGCTGGGTGCTGGTGTTCAACTTGGCCTGCACCTTCTTTTTTGGACTGGCGTTGACTTTGGCCATCAGGTCTGCAAGACAAAGTAAAGGACTTCAGagcaggaaagaaaacacagaattcattgttctcttgtttgtttttgttgttgtacttAAGAAGTATTAgggtattttttaaaaaaactatttttttcagcCTTCAGCTGCCATAAACATACAGTGGTGAACAGATAAGTTGACAACTTTCAAGCAAAAAGCCAAActgcattacattacattacatcaaTAACAGCCCTGTTTTGTTGTGTATTGATtccattaataaaaaaaaactctccttATCTGCTTCCCAGAAAGGCAAGTCAGTGccaataaaatgataaataatgcAAAAGCAGCAATGTTACCTTATTCTACGTAAAAAAGATAAACAGACCTGACACATGCTTATTGATGAGCTCCTTGTCTTcgtcctgcagctcctcccaGCCCTCCAGCTCTGTGATGTCCTCGATCTTCTTCGTGGTAGCTCTTGCCCTCTCCAGCTTCTCAAACATGCACTTCACATGGTACCACTCTTTCATCTCTCCGGCAGACTCACTGAAAGGGTTCGGCACAACCTTCCCTATGCGCACTATTCCCTTCGCAATTTTGTCCTTGCATTTCTTACATCCTGCCGTCCCCCGTTTGGCATATTCCACAATAAACCTCTGGTCTGCCATGTCTGGCGTTTCAGAGTAAAATCTGAGTGGAGCGTTTTGGAGAGGTCTGTGTGTATGGTATGCAGAGGAAAACTGGGGGAATTCTCCAGAACAGTTAAGCACACGAACAGGTTCAGagcatgaaaacacagaacaggCTCTGGACACCTTAAAGGGTTTCTTACACCTAAGTAGAGTTTCTAGAGGCTGTAGTCCAACagagacagatttgtgaactaCAAAAATAAGAGTCCTCTGCATCAAGTCACTGTGGTGAGCAGGTTagaacctaaaaaaaacaaacacaaaatatgttAAAAGGGAAAGATTCACACTTTACACCATTACACTTTGTGTGATATTTCAGCTTTTACTGCACTGTAAACTCTGTTTAGCTCCATGTTAGCACTGAAACAGCTGTAAACATGGGTTCTACAGGTCATTTCCACATTTTTAATACCagagaaaaagcaaaaacattcaAGAATCACTGCGTACACCGGGCAAGCTAAAGGAATATGACATTTTTCATTTAACTCTCTCTGTATATGTAAAATATATGTTTCTATTTTACGACTTTTTATATCAGATCATATAAGGGCACAGAAAAAGGTCTAGCAACTGAACACAAACTGATTTTTGAAGAAACTAACTGCCTTTCTGATTTCTCAACATATTCtctatttaaaatgtttttacatattATACTAGTTAACATGTTACCATAATGCTAACTTAGTTCCTTCCTGGTGGAGAATTACAGATGGATAAAGTTTGTTTACATGCAAGGTCTGATTTGACTGATTTGTGATAAAGCTATCTATGCTAACTATTCAAACTGTAAATATTAGTGTTTACAAGACTGTGAAACTTCGGTGTAACTTTATGTAGAACACAGGAAGCGCTcatgaacatttaaaaactaaattCTGTCCATTTTCTGCacgttaaaacacacaaactacgCTGATTAAATATACACGAGACGTGTAGTTTCAGCTGCACTCGTTTAGTTACAGTACACGAGTGCAGCTGAAAGCCCcgctagcattagcattagccttACTCTCTCTCCAAACACTCTCAGACCGCTACAGTAGCTAGCTAACAGACTGCATGTGAATTATCAATGACAGATTAACGTGTCACTAATAGATTTGCATGTATATATTTGCCGTACCTTCTAGAAGTTGAGGAAAAATTGATAGTACGGTTTAACATTGCTAACACTACTCATTGTTGTTAGCCCAACTGCTCACAAATGACAAGTTGACGTGAATATTGCTATAAATCTACCTCACGTCCGGGTTTTAATTTCAAATTAAGATTCATTATACACTAACATGTAATAATTACAACTGTTACAGTATTTGTGACTAGATGGCGCATACAACCAAAACACATAATAAACTATAAGAAGTGCAGTTTTGATTTCAAACGCAGACATTAACGCTTTATTTTTAAGGATACAAATTGTGTTTCCGGTTAAACTCATGAACGGAAGTTAGCTTGACGCTACAGAGCCGAGCCAAGCatggctgcaggctgcagcctccacagCGCTGCTGGGACCTTTAAACGTGCTGCACGGCGGATTTAGCGCCACCTGCTGAACTGGAGCGCACAAAACCAGTCTTTACACAGACTATTAAATAATGTGGTGGGAAATTACACGTGTgcataaaaaaattatttgttttatgttaaaatatataataaaatgaaGATAAAGTCAAACCTAAATGAAAATATTACCCAAATAATAGTTAATAAGATGGTACTGTTGTGTCgccttcacagacacacagaaatagTACCGCTAATAGTGTTCATTGGGATTAATATTTGTAGTCATAGCGACTGACAAGTCAGTAACACACCCTAAATATTTACATTATGCAATAAACCATttgaaaatgtaaagaaaaaacaaacacggcTAATTTAGAAGCAGAAATTAAACACGTCTAATGTCAGTTGCGCAAGCGCGTTATATGTTGTATAAATTTCCGACGGTACCTTAACGCAACACGGGCCTGGAACAAtttgtaaacatgctgaatacGTGCTAGCATACGTAAATTACGTAGTACGTTCATCGTCCACGCATGAACGTACTTTTTCAGGCGCACAGTTTACGGAAATAACGAGAAGGCGGCGCTGCGACGCTTTTGCTACGCAGTGCGGGAGCGCGGAGGAGATGTCGGCAGGGAGGACCCAGACACCTTATTGACGTTTGTTCCAGGCGGTGCGCGAAGTGCATTTCTCTCCGGAGCTGCGGTGAACGAACACAGCGGAGGATGGGAAGGAGGACTCGCGGTGTTTTGTACACTGAAAGCCTGGCTGTCTCCACCGAACACCGACTCTTGCTGTTCAGCGGTATATTCAGGAGGGACTAGCTTCTGGAAAGCGAGCAAGCTAGCAGCACAGGCTAGCTTCGCGAGAAAGGCTAATAACACCGCTGCTTTTATTGTGGCCCACAACGAACCTCCCAGCTAGCATCCGTCGCAtgcacagaaagaaaacatggtgAGAAGTGCTGGCGTGTTGTTTTGATCATATTTGTGTCCGTTTCAGAGCACGTATTAGCATTTGTCACTTAGTTGGCATGTcttggaacatttttttttctccagttagctagctagctagctagctagcttgaaTGCTACAAGGTTGACAGCTCATGTCACCTGGTTGCGGCTTGTAGATATCAAGAAATCAAAACACAGCACGTTATTTAACAACCATGCAGTTTAGAGAGTGATCCCAAGTGCTTTTATTTACATGATTGAAGTGGTTTTTGCAGTCCTTGAATTTGACAATAATCGACGttttcagcagctgctgttgtaaCTATATATTTAGAGAGATAAATATGTCACATGGCTCTAACCAGGAGGTCGtagatcagctgtgctgtctGTACGGGATGTGCTGTATAGTGGTGAAGAATGATGAAGAGTTGGCCAggcaggacagagagaaagtgatGTAAATGATTGCCAACCTTATCTTCTACCTTTTATATTGCACATATTTCCTTGTTGCTAGCAATGAATCTGTCTGCTGCACATGCAGTTGTTGCATTTACAGATTGTGTGAGTAATAGATCCTAACAAATGAGCAAATAAACCTTCACCTCCTCCCCCACTTCGGTGCCATTTTCACTCAATCCAACAAGTGCTTTTAAAATTCTCATTAAAACATCCTGCTGCTCTAAAATATGCCACAAAACCAGATGATTCCAGGATTAGAGGACCTGGTCTCCTTCCTCTGTACTTCAGCAAACAGTAACTGCAGAGTTCTAGCTGTTTGCAAGTGTCCTTGTCCTTGTAaatatctttgtttttataggcatgcttctgtgttttgctgttttaaataaaaatattgggttttttttttggtgccgTGCATTTTCCTATCATTTACTCAAACTTCAGGATGTCACCATTGTCAGCACTAAGCTGGCATTCATATTATGGAGATTATATTAATCCTTTTGCAACCTTAGAACGTcagatattattttttttatatataaaaaagctCTGTTATTGAGCTCTAGTTACTCTCATGCCTGTTAAACAAACTGATGATGATGGGCAATATGTGAAGAACTGCAGCAAACATCCTATTGAGGATTGAGGAATTTGCATTTCATAGCACCCACTTTAAGTTGACTTTGAGGGTTTATGCCAGTAATATTCTGGACCAGACTGGGGCTTGAATAGTGtgccagctgctcctcctgtcatTTTCAtatccacaaaaaaaaactgatttagaCAAGAATGTGTTGACAGTTTAAGAAACCTGTTACATGAGATGTGTACAATATATTCTTATATTTAATTGTTCCTGGTTTATGacacagcaggttttttttgcaCCAGACTTCATCTGacttcattttaaatgtctgcATCAAAGTGTAGAATTATACATTAAATGTctgcacgctgtgtgtgtgtttgtccacttGCAGGTGTACCTGTTAAATCCTATAGAGAACCTTAGAAGCTACATCAACAACCGTCCACCGCTGGTCATCTTTATGATCAGCGTCAGCGCGGTGGCCATCGCTTTCCTCACCATCGGTTATTTCTTCAAGATTAAAGAGATCAAGTCTCCAGAGCTGACAGaggtgagtcacacacacacacacgaagagagagaagaatttATGTTGTCTGCTCCTTAATGTCTCCTGAATCCTCTCCAGATGCTAAAATGTCAGGTCTAAAGTGAACCACCGTGATTTTTACGTGCTGACCTGTATTTCACCTGTACATGCAGaataaatgtgtaataaataaatactactTGTAGCAGGTTGATTTACGGAAGCTGTGATCTTGttcttgtaaacacacacacgccctctTTTCTCCAGGACTGGAACACGTTTCTTCTGCGCTTCAACGAGCTGGACTTCTGCGTGTCAGAGAATGAAACGATAAAGCACGGCCTGAATGAGTCGACCACACCAGAGAGCATGGTCGTAACCAGTGGCCAGGCTCGGTCCAGCACCCAGGCGCCGCTAATGCTGGAGGACTCTGGTCCTATCAACATCTCAGTACCAATCACCCTCACGCTGGACCCCCAGCGCCCGTTCGGAGGCTATTCTCGAAACATCACCCACCTCTACGCTACAGTGCTCGGGCAGCAAGTCGGCCTGTCCGGTAGGTTTTagattctttgttttgtttgtgtgtgtgtgtgtaccgggAGACCAGGCAGGACTGTGTCTATATGTAAgtcatgtgaaatgtgtttgtgtgctggctGTGTGAAGGTGGGTTTTAGCTTACCTGCGTGCGCGGTGACTTTACTCCGACATAGTGAGCTTAACAGTGGCAGCGTTGTGTAACATTAAGCCGATCCCCCTCCTGTCCCCCTATAGGTTTCACACTTAAAGGTTTTTAGAAggcagagcaaaaaaaaagaagcgaaTTCAACACATCTCATCTGCATAGTTGTGACTGTGTTCCCTTCATGTCTGCtgcagctaatgttagcttatCAAGCTTCACAGAGCAAGAATTTAGAGGGGTGGAACACAACATTACACTTTCTGTCTTTTATTCAAAGTTTACCACTGtgttaaccctctgaaccccagTTTATTCTTCTGCACTTCTATGGAAACAACACAGTTATGGCTACAACATGTCCTTGTTAATCTAGTTATTtatctaaaaatgtaaataaactagAAACGGCCTGTTCATCACTTTTGCTCAAACATGTTTCCAGTCTGGGGAAAAATATAATCTATGCGCTCATGCTCAACTGTAGAAaccagatacagacagacagctaaaACAAGCCTCCATCTTCTCAGGTACCAAAGTGATAAAGTCCCAGACGTGAGAGTGGTTGTTTGAAAATGAGAAACTATGATGAGACTTTTCTTAAAAGTTCAGATGATTTGAACTAGAAGTGTTTAATAACGGCTGCAATAACGTGTACACTTATCTCATGAGTAGAAATTAAAATCACCGAGAGGGATGGACAGAGTAAATCAAGAGCTATGCAAATATTTTATCATGTCAAGCAAACAGTTGTGTCTTAATGTGTGTTATCTGTTATCTGTGTTACTGTGTTATCTGCATGTTTCTTATTGCTTATACATGCAACATATGACTAAGAATCACCCAGACAGTGGGTTAGAAATGTTATTTGTTTgactttgctttgtttgttgGCTCCATCCACACCTGGATACACACATCCATCCTCAGTCTCACCCAGGAGGCCACTCAGTTTGACTGCTAATCTTCTAATCTCCTTTGCAGTTCAACAAATATTTCATAAGCCCAGAAAATCATTCAGTATTAGAGCCGAAATTACTGCTGCTGTGCCTTAGTGAGTTATATAAAATCAAACATCCTAGTTGGCCTCCAAACAACACTGCTttttataaagaaaaagaaaaaacagactcAAGAGTTTGCAGCCAAATCTTCGAAATGTTGTAATCTTCACTCCTCATTGTGTTTTCCATGTGTTTGGGTGCAGGCCGCGAAGCCCATGAAGAAATAAACATCACTTTCACCCTGCCCATATCCTGGAACTCAGATGACTGCGTGCTGCATGGCCACTGTGAGCAGGTGGTGTTCAGCACTTGCATGACCATCACAGCGGCCAGCAATATCTTCCCAGTCACAGTGTGAGTTGGCCTGCCTCCCTGTCTCTTGGgaacacatttttctttatatAAATCTGCACAGATAGACACAAAACCAAGCACAGTTTGTGTCACCGTATCGTTTCTGAAAGTGTTCTGTGCAAATAAAGTAATAAAGGAGTAAAAACTGCTACTCAAATCAGTCAAAGTGTGCAGGAGGTAGCACCATAACTGCATGATGCCGTTATGGTGAAACACTCTCAAGGTTATCAGGAAGCTTCGGGGATAAGCAGCAGGACATCCTGTACCTCTGATAAATAACTGATAGCTTTAGCATAGTTAGCTTTATCCGATGTTAGACACAGGATTGTGTTGAATTATAGGTTACACAAGGGCAGATGAACACAGTAGGGTCTTACTTGGATTAGTAGTCGAGAATCAGTGGTCTTTGCTGAGTCTTTGGAGCCTTCTAGTGGCAGAAAGGTAAActgcacaacttttttttttttggattaattaattaattaatttaataatcccagaggatTATTAAGCAGTGtaatacaatgaccagcaaggcgcgccacaccagtgagagcactggaggcagtgcaggtaaagtgtcttgtccaaggacacacaacaatgacttagggaggagttgggatcgaaccaccaattggttattggacaaccctgctctactactgagccactgctgccctataAAAGTTTTGATAGTTGTTATTTCTACTCAGGACATTATTGATCTTTTCATCGTAGATGATCCAGCTCTGTTATAACATGTGTTTTACATGTGGTAACACATACCACGCTTCCACTCTGATGCGTTTCATAATGAACCGATGAATTCTTTTTCGGTCTTACAGGCAGCCGCCACACTGCGTGCCGGAAACGTACACTAACGCCACCTCCTGGTACAAGGTGTTCACCACAGTCCGGGACTCGGACAGCAAGTACGGTCAGGACTACAACCCCTTCTGGTGTTACAAAGGAGCCATCGGCAAGGTGTACCATGCACTCAACCCAAAGCTGACCGTCATTGTTCCTGATGTGAGTCAGTGCCTCCCTAATTTTGTAATTTACTTAACCTGCACAAAGCAGCTACTGCTTTACCGTCTTTATTTTTCTACTGTAATATAATATTTGTTTAACTGTACAGGCGTGGGTATCAGCAAATCTTCTTGGTCCTCCTCCCATTTGTTAACAGACGGTGCAGCAACGACCTGCCATTTGGgactttttattgatttatggACGTGTTTCCATGACTTTAATAATTAGTTTCTCAAGTTAACAAACTGAAGTTCAACCAACTGTGGTGACAGATCCCATTGCCAGGCTTCAGCTGAACACTCAGTCTGATGAGGTGATTCAGGAGactgttcttcctcttcttaATTAAAATGTTGTGACACTCTGTGCAGTTAAATGCACCTGTGTAAGCCACGACTCCTGGTCATGTAATTGAGGGGTTTAAACTGCATACCTGTGGCGATGTACCCTCAGTGAACCATGTGTAACTGCACTGACTGGAGGATTTTAAATGTCACGGCAGCACCGAACAATTAGGGAATGTGTGCGTTGTTGATAAACTGAGGAGTAGCTGCAGGAAGACGTGTGACTGAATGAAAATCTGCTTTACAGTCACAGTCAGAGCCCTCCACACAGTCAGACTTTAAACTCTGATTTCTCTTTCTAGGATGACCGTTCCCTCATCAACCTGCATCTGATGCACACTagctacttcctgtttgtcatgGTCATCACTATGTTCTGCTATGCAGTCATAAAGGGGCGGCCTGGCAAAGTACGACAAACCAACCCCGACTTCTGCCCAGAGAAGGTACAACAGACACCAGCAGTGCTTTATGACATCAACAGGTAGTTTCAGCCAAACATCGACTGACCAGTGATCGGTCAAAGAAACAATCAATCAACTGCTGATTTTCTGCTGATTGTTTGGGTTAACATTAGCTTTAAGCTGTTCTGTGGCTGCTGCATCTTACTCCCAGATGTGATGAAGGTTGTCTTCCGACACTGTTCACCTTTCTTACAACAGTTCAGGGCACTCTGACTCACCACAGGAGTCACATCAGATGGATGATAACCAGAACAGCAGAGGAATGAGATGGGTGTGGGCAGGGCCGAGCTGGAGATGTCTCATCATAGAGCACATTGTTCTATTCCTCCCTGCAGTGTCAAAACCGGTGTGCTAattagtagggatgtcccgtgtgcgtgtgtccagagcgccacgctaggtgatttcagacacgcagcagctcatcgaggtctcaaaccaggacctctcgcaccaaaagcaactgtcatacccctacactacaagacacccTGCACagaggcgttaactttgagagtcctaataaatatatatcccagtcctgatcgggaggtaatgtccgattccgatcgagtctgaaatcacgtaatcgggcccgatttccgatcacatgatcggatcgggacatccctactaatTAGTCCAAGTCGATTTTCTCTGgctccttcacaataaaagccttaTCTGATCATGTGTTACAATCAAACACCAGAACTGCAGGTACaagagaagtaaaaaaaaagaaaa from Parambassis ranga chromosome 14, fParRan2.1, whole genome shotgun sequence encodes the following:
- the tmem248 gene encoding transmembrane protein 248 isoform X2, whose product is MVYLLNPIENLRSYINNRPPLVIFMISVSAVAIAFLTIGYFFKIKEIKSPELTEDWNTFLLRFNELDFCVSENETIKHGLNESTTPESMVVTSGQARSSTQAPLMLEDSGPINISVPITLTLDPQRPFGGYSRNITHLYATVLGQQVGLSGREAHEEINITFTLPISWNSDDCVLHGHCEQVVFSTCMTITAASNIFPVTVQPPHCVPETYTNATSWYKVFTTVRDSDSKYGQDYNPFWCYKGAIGKVYHALNPKLTVIVPDDDRSLINLHLMHTSYFLFVMVITMFCYAVIKGRPGKVRQTNPDFCPEKVALSEG
- the tmem248 gene encoding transmembrane protein 248 isoform X1 translates to MVYLLNPIENLRSYINNRPPLVIFMISVSAVAIAFLTIGYFFKIKEIKSPELTEDWNTFLLRFNELDFCVSENETIKHGLNESTTPESMVVTSGQARSSTQAPLMLEDSGPINISVPITLTLDPQRPFGGYSRNITHLYATVLGQQVGLSGREAHEEINITFTLPISWNSDDCVLHGHCEQVVFSTCMTITAASNIFPVTVQPPHCVPETYTNATSWYKVFTTVRDSDSKYGQDYNPFWCYKGAIGKVYHALNPKLTVIVPDDDRSLINLHLMHTSYFLFVMVITMFCYAVIKGRPGKVRQTNPDFCPEKVQQTPAVLYDINRWRCQRVKKTSESSARTYL